The Oryza brachyantha chromosome 6, ObraRS2, whole genome shotgun sequence region ATGAATTGAATGAAAGTCAGATTAAGGATTGGCGTTTAGTAGTTAGCGCAATTGCAACTGAGGGACCAACATATGCTTCAAGATTGAATGATTGCACGTGCTCTGGAGCTCTCTGGTCAGCTCTACAAACTCTGAATATAACAGGTGCAGTGGCGTTTTCTAGCAAGAAATACCTGTTATTTCTGGCTGATCGATTATTAGCCAGTGATCCAACGTTGCCAACGATCTGTAGCAGCAGGTGGGATCATCATATGATGGTGCGGTTGTAACCGCGCCTGCACCTAACTAAGGGAAAACCATGTCATTTTCAGTTGTAGCACAGTAGCAGAGAAAGTGGCAGggtaccaaaatatatatataacccaACAGAAATGCTGCTAATTTCAGGGATTCAAATAGTATGGTTATATACATGATAGCCACCGAACATTTTGGTGGGATGGTACTTAGTGGTTGAAAAGGGGGCTAATCCACTCTACTTAAGCTCCATAATTTGTTCTTCGTGAAAAGGGGCAGGAGGGGAAAATGCAGAAAAGACAGCCGCATAGAAGTGGTGTGTGCCCTGCCCACCTTGATGTAAAGCAGGCTTCCAAAGCATAGAGATTCTTTGTGAAACATCAAGCAAAGTGCTACTGCCTGTCAACACTTTCCGAACACGAAGCAGCAGCACTTGATCCACGCCAATATATTATTGTAGTACTTCATTTCAAGCCTATTAGAGCTGCATGATAAGCATAGCTAAGCCAGGAGCCCAGGATagtttttcccttttttaaaaatatgaacttACGAAGAAAGAATGAACATTCCAAGGGGCTGCTCACAAATCATGATTAGCTGCAGAAGCAGAAGTACATGTAgttgttgatttttctttgCTAGGTCTTCATGCTATTATTAAGTGGATcgtctgttttttttccggGGAGAGGGGTGGAGCTCCTGAGCTCCACCCTTTCTTTTCGTCtgtgtttatacttataaacaaaattttaaattttaaatttagaattgatttttatgtttttaattatagtttattttttatcctttgattttagatggctaataacacgtatatatatttttataaattattattttatatatgacatttgttttttttcaaaaataaaacaattaaccCCCCTGGTAGGTACCAGCGACCATCGATACGACATCTCAAGGTAGTAAGCCAAGTTCGATTGACTACTTAGCTCATGTTTCTTttagcttaagattattataatctagattattgagagtaagctgaaaaaacaaataatttattaaagtgcttattataatttagagtccagcttattataatctgatatgCTCATTTAGATAGCTTTTTCTAGCTTATTGgatgaaaaattacccacTATGCTACCTCACTCcctctttagacttgcaaacccaataatctaggctataataatttaggaaagaaacaactcgCAACTTATTCTgctacagattataacaatctagtttataataatctaactcaataatctagattataataattttaagctgaaagaaacagggcTTAGTAGTCAGGAGAAAGCGTCAACGAAGAAAGAGCAGGAAGGACTCACGTGTCACAATGTCTGTAATTTTAACTTGGTCAAATGTAGGATGATGCCTTTGTGGTCAGGTAGCACTAGACAGTCGGCCATGTATTTGTGTCCGTATGATatggtatatatgcatgcacctTGTAAGTTGGAAGGAAGTGGACATGGATGTGGATGTCCTGCATTTCCATTttctgaagaaaagaaaatctaactCTGTGGTTCTCAGactccaaataaaaaaaaatcagatgtcGTATGGGTTTTGATGAAGTGAAGCTAGTTTAATCTGCCAAAATGGAGAAGGGTTACCCGATCTTATTAATTAAGTTGGTGCTAGGAATTAATCGGGTGAATTGACTCGTTTTCTGTTGGTAGTCTGGGCACCTGTCGGACTGCTACGATACGAAGAGGAGGACGGAGGGGAGGGAGCACAACAACCACGTGGCTCCAACCCCATCAACCGCGTAAAagatagaagaaaaagaaatcgaAAATGCACGATTCTTTTTTCAACTCGTCAAGGCTGGCTTTGGTTGTGTTGCTTCCGTTACATTTGGGTTCCAAGACAAGAAAAGCGAAGAAGAAAGGGAGAAGCAGAGGCAACCAACgcccccgcctcgcctccACCCAACGCGACGCCGCACCTGCCCGCAAACACCGATTTTTCCCCCCAATTCGATTCGCCTGTCGAGATCTAGCCGTCGAACCATCTCCCCCTTCCCCCCCTGGCTGGCTATGGGGATCTCCCACCCGCTTTCCGATGACTTCGCCGTCGTGCTCTCCCCGGACAGGTCGCCtccgtcctcgccgacgccgccacccgaCGAGGACTACCTGGAGCACCGGGTTTCTAGGATGGACACGCTCGCCGGCCTCGCCATCAAGTACGGCGTTGAGGCAAGTAAAACTCCTCTCTATATATGTCTATGGCGCTATTAATTTACCAACAAGGCGGCATCTTGTCTTGTGGTGGGTAAAATTACCATCTTGCCtggttatttttcagcattttaTTTAGAAGATGGATTAAAACCCGACCTTACTTCCAAAAACGGATGTACACAGCCTCCTATTAATATTATCAGCATGCTAAACTATATGTACCATCTTTCTGCTAAATAGCtgaagttttctttttttttaatgaatgaGTGTATCCTGGCCAGTAGCCTAGTTCTGGTAAAAGGACAACTCACTTGTGACAAAATCCTTTAACCATGCTTATTACCTATTCTATTTCATGGTTGCGTGATGCTATTATGTACATCACCGTCCGTAGTATTTATATGTGATGTAATCAAGTAATACAAAATGTTCCCTTTACACATCAGGAATTGCTCTTTCCCCAGGGTTGTTGTACTATAGagtatcataatttatttgatttgagTGGCACATTTGAATGCCTCATATTAGTCAAACTAGCTTGCTTAATTCGAGTTGTGGATGTCCACCAAATTGGTAAATTTTATCAGAGTTAAGAATGCCTTTCTTTCTCTCATTTTTAGATATCTGACATCAAGAGGGCAAACAGTTTGATGACTGACAGTCAGATGTTTGCACACAAAATATTGCTCATACCTCTACCAGGGAGACCCATGCCATCCTCTGTGAGGCTCAATGGTTCTGGTCAAAGAACAAAGAGGTACGTTAACATCTGTAAATGCTTTTTCCCCTCTTAATATGATGGCCCGCAAATCTTTTGCTTAttctagaaaagaaaagaacaaagagGTTCATATTTCCCTACTTCTGTTCGCGGCGTTTGTGCCTCTTTCGATAATCCATCCTGTGATGCGACATATCAAAACCGAACTTCTCCTTGATTAATGCTAATATTGTAAGATGAAACAGTTGACATATAAACATTACACCTTTAGTTGTACCTGATCATGCTGTTTGTCTacacttcctttttttttttccagctgTTGTAGTTGTTGATAGGTTCATTCTGAGCTCGTTGTCTATGTGCAGAGCGTGGGCTCCAAACAATCAGAAAAACAGATATGTAATGGATTCACTAGACTCATCCAAGCACAAGTGTTCTCAGCAGCAGATGTCAGTCGCGATGAGCACCTTGCAGACCTACTATGGCCTAACTTCTCAAAAAGGAGGTATTACAGATGGTGGCACTGAGATGTCCTTGTACAGTAAGGGAAGCTTAGAGCGTATCAGAAGTGAAACATTGGACAGTTCCTCTGGATTACCAGACACACATAATACCGACAGAAGCGGGAACTCTGAAGACACGCGTAATGGCTCTTCAGTAACAAATGGTGCCGCTGGGACAAACACCAATGGGACAACCAACTCAAAGCAAGATGGATCCATGCGTCGGCGGCAGAAGGTTGAAGCTGATCCCCAGGATGATGTTTTGTCTGACCCAATTAAGATGATCAAGAGTTTGTTGCCAAGGCCAATCTCTAGTATCCGACTAAACATGGACACAAGCAATCCAGATTCCAGCGTGAAGAGCAATGGTTCATTTCTGAGTGGATTTAAATATGTGCGGAAGTCGCCTGTCACACCAAACTTTGCAGATGCAGAGAACGGGATCTCTAAGTGGTCAAGCTCGGCTTGGACTTTCAACCACGAGTCCTTCACACGGCCATTGCTTGATGGTCTTCCAAAACCCACAGCACCTAGGAGGACCAAAGCTGCTTTGGATTAAACTGTGGCTGTTGTAGGTTCCGTTTCTCTGCGATAGTCCCAACATTCATATGCCAAGAAAGTGGGGGCTTTGTTTTCAGAGTTTTATTTTGACCATAGAGCATTGGATTTGCACCCGATGAGATACTGCATTCTTCATTGCCCCGATCTTACATTGCCTGTGGTAAAATACAGAGCACAATGCTTGCCAGTGCCATGGGAGCAGGCGGTGGTTCTGGTATATATACAAGTGCATAGATATATTTGTTGTATTCTTTATCCTGCTGTGTAGATGATGTGCTGCTATATGGAAACGACAGCACGGAGTTTACAGACAGAGGACCTATATATGTACACTCGCGTACATTTTAATCGAGGCATGCAGTTGTGTGTGTCGCAGCAAGTGCTAATTCGATTACCCTTTCTGttagtattaattaatgtcATTGTTAGTttgttccatatatatatcagaaGAAGATGGGAATGTCAGGtagtatatactatataatacTGCCGCCAAAGGTAACCAGGGATGAATTTTGGCCGTGTTTGACGGCAGTATTATAGCGTACAGTTAGCTGGACTCTCTGAGTTGTTAAGATTTTTGACGTGTGCATCTCTATCCGTATGCTTAAATGCATTGgtgcaacaaaacaaaaatgaaacgaTCGAGCGCATATCGAATTGAGTAACTCATCGTCGATCTCGCTAGCTTGTAGACAGGTAGGCTAAATCGGTTGATGAGGCAACAAATTAAGAGAGAAAATCGCGTGAGGTTAATTGCATCATATCGAATCCTGATTCTTCGTGTAGTAACAGAATCAGCAGGCAAGCTCCCGATTTGTTCAGTATTTCATTTCATAAAGCTGGTTGTTTCATAGATGGATAACAGTTGTTTGTTTGTTCCAAAAAGTGTGGGGTCAGTTTCAACGAAACAGAAACCCATGTCCCGCGCAGGCgcagcacatatatatatgcactcgCACGCACTACGTAGATCGATCTAtacaacaagaagaagaagaggatagctagctagtcatggcgacggcggcggcggccatggtgatggtggtgatgatgatgatggtgacaGTCCCGTGGACGGCTGAGGCGGCGAGGCAGCCCAAGAGGAAGATGACGTACGAGGAGGTGTTCGACCGGCAGGAGGCGGACAGGGTGCAGCAGCTGCCGGGGCAGCCGGGGGAGGTGGGGTTCCGGCAGTTCGCCGGGTACGTGACGGTGAACGAGACGCACGGGCGCGCCCTCTTCTACTGGTTCTTCGAGGCCAGCAAGGACGTGGCCAGCAGGCCGCTGGTGCTCTGGCTCAACGGTGGCCCTGGTTGCTCCTCGGTCGGCTACGGAGCGCTGGAGGAGCTCGGCCCCTTGCTCGTCAACAAAAACGAAACCCTCACCCTCAACCCGGACTCATGGAACAAAGGTTACATTACTTTCTTGTGCATTTGCATCTATCTATCTGTCTTATCTATAGATGAGAATCGAATCGAATTGAATTCATGtgtgcatgcaatgcaattgCAGAGGCTAACCTGCTGTTCGTGGAGTCCCCCGCTGGCGTCGGCTTCTCCTACACCAacaccaccaccgatctcgCCAACTTCGGCGACAGCCTCACTGGTGCCTACCTACGTACTTCTACTTCAATTCACTCGATGCAAAATTGCAAATGcacactcactcactcactctaTGTAATATCTATTGGTGGATCGGATTGAAGCCCATGACGCGCTCGCCTTCCTGGTGAACTGGCTCAAGAGGTTCCCGCAGTTCAAGGGCCACGACTTTTACATCGCCGGCGAGAGCTACGCCGGCCACTATGTCCCCCAGCTCGCCACCAAGATCCTCCAGCACAACAGCAAGGCGTCCAAAGCCGACCGCATCAATCTCAAGGGCATCATGATCGGCAACGCCGCCATCGACTCCAGCTCCGACGACCGCGGTATCGTCGACTACGCCTGGGACCACGCCGTCATCTCCGACGATCTCTACGCCGCCATCAAGGGCAACTGCACCTTCCCCGACGACGGCAACGAGACCGCCCAGTGTGACACCGCTTGGAACGGCTTCTTCGCCGCCATGGGCGACATCGACATCTACAGCCTCTACACCCCGGCCTGCACCGCCGCGCTCAACGGCACCACCAACGGCAGCCGCTTCGCCGACACGCCGCTCGCCAAGCTGCACCGCGCCGGCTTGCCGTACAACACGTACAACCCGTGCGTGGACTACCGCGTCATCGACTACCTCAACCGCGGCGACGTCCAGGCGGCGCTGCACGCCAACGTCTCCGGCGCCATCCCTTACAGCTGGTCGCCCTGCAGCGACGCGCTGACTAACTGGACGGACGCGCCGGTGTCCACGCTGCCGGCCATCGCGGACCTCATCGGCGCCGGGCTCCGCGTCTGGGTGTACAGCGGTGACACGGACGACCGCGTGCCGGTGACGTCGACGAGGTACGCGCTgcgcaagctgaagctgaagacaGTGAAGCCGTGGAGGCAGTGGTTCACTAGCGATCAGGTGGGCGGCTACACGGTGCTCTACGAGGGCCTCACCTTCGTCACCATCCGCGGCGCCGGTCACATGGTTCCCATGATCACGCCGGCGCAGGCCAGCCAGATCTTCGCCCACTTCCTCTCCGGCAAAGAGATGCCCGTCACtccgctcgtcgccgcagcttaattgattaattataatCTACTAGTGGTTTGTTATTATTACGCACAATTAGTTCATCTAATCTATCAGGGCCGGCCTCCTTAAACGTATTTGTTAGCTAAtactatttattaatattacgTCAAAACATTTCCTTTCATTTAATTCAGTGTGgttactttttgtttttgtttttaaattgcttAAGTTCCTTTCTCAAGCACCCGATTGTTTCTATAATGAAACGATTAAAACCCCACAAATACTTATAATctacaattcaaaatttaaattctagaaatacttatatttttttttatctttgggAAGCTATACCACGTGGGTACTATATGAAAATCCACCAAatcttttttacaaaattttcaatatactACATATAATTGCAGTGTATATTCACCGTAAAGAACCGAAACATAATACCCAAACTGTATTTGTGgattttaaatctaaaaacccaaatttatttatgatacaTCGGGTTTATGTCTTCGGTATCTGAAATACCCGACTAAACCGAGATGTAATCTTTCCCTTTCTTCAGTTTGAGCCCAActtcatataaaaaagtcatatatttttaatgtcaatatattcaatatagaaaatttatatagataaatctgaATCCAAACTTATCCCAACCTTCTAAAAAAGTAACATCAACCCCACGAAGTTCCTGCATATCTTTACCATGATCTGGTGAACTTGTTTCCCACGGCTTATGGGAGGACTTGTGTTACTAGTCCACCATAAACTCCGAGCCGACTTTAAatttacatttgatcatttgttttatttaaaaacataattattgaTTGTTTTACTGTGATTTGTTTTACCATTGCATAtaatttaagcatgatttataatttaacatatttgtataaaagttaaataagataaattatcaaaattaaaattacatGACAAGCTAAgagtgtcaaataaaaatacgTACGGAGGAAGcattttaaagaaaagaaatattctGACGGTCTTTGCACTGAAAGAAGAATTAATGTGCCAGGTAAGGCAGCAGTGGGTGCGTTGCAGGGAGCAGGTTCGCGATGCACGTTTTGTGAAGCATTTTGGGCGGCAACCACAATTGCAAATGGATATTATTCCTATGTACAATTAatagtcctttttttttctgcgtGGCCACAAAATGCATGCAACCACCCGCCCCACGCGGCAATCACACGCTTGCAATCTCACTCCTCTTCTTTccgagagaaagaaaaaaggatgGGATGTTGATGGGGTTCGACGATCCTTCCTTCCTTGTGTACATGGTCGGTCTCGTGTATTTAAGAAGCACTTCCACATGTGATTTGCAGGTCCTACTCTatacacaaatataaattgCATCCCCCTCACCTCACTCGATCCAGGGGTACAAAGAAATTAAGAGCAGTTAGTTTGTTTTCAGTTTCAGTAGTGATAACTGATATGGATCGatgagaggaggaggtgcaGAATCGATCCTTGGCGgtcgcggaggcggaggaggtgccgccgccggagacgcTCGACGTGGTGCATGCGACAGCTACTGCCGAGCTCTGCCTCGACCCCATCGTCGAGGAAGAAGACACCGACTGCAACGACATAATCCAGCACCCCAGCCCCAACCCTTGTGTCTCCCACTTGAGCTTCAAGTTTAATCGGTGAAGCTcaagacggcgacgacgacgacatctTGCCTGAAACTACTCAACCATTAAGGCCGGGAACGAATTCTGACTCCCTCGGTCGGAAGCTAGATTCATCAAAGTGGAAGCGCggtgattatttggctttttaatgaaaaaaaatgaaataagtaTGTTTAACAAACAAAAGCTGGATCCACCCCCTAGTCACTTGCCCTGTTGatgtctgtctgtctgtccATCGTGCCATCCCCACATTTGCTGTGCTGTCGTCCGTCCACCGGTGTTATCATCCATCCACCGCCAAGGAAACTCATTGGTTCGTGGCTCATGTCGTCGACATAGCAACACAGGCTGGCCGTAGCCCAGAGCTCAGAGGAAGAAGGAAATGGAAAGGGTCAGAATCCCTCCCGTTATTGCGGACTATCGTTTGGAAGCTCGAGTTGACATGATCAATATCGTGTCGTGGACTATCGTCTAAAAGCTCGAGTTGACATGATCAATCTTGTGGACAATGTCTTTGTCATCACTGATGGCCATGCCACCACCCGAGCCCACGGTGCAGTCATTTTGATCAACTTAGCTAACCTCTTGTTGTAAATCAGAGCATTCAAAAGCCATGCAAGTGGTAACAAGCATGAGTAAGGATGAAGATGATGACCGCCGCCACCcacttcttcctcttcctgatCCCATGCCGGCGAATCCATTGCTGCTTCTTCTCGCTCGCATCGTCACCTACTTGTCGTGACAGATGACGTTGGCCGAGTGTCCTCCCCCTGCCGGTTCCCCCCTCCTTCCTCAATAGCCTATGCGTCCCTGACCCAAACCAGGAGGTGACAAAAACCGAAAAGTTGAgaacgggagagagagagagcacggGTATattaggaagaaaaaaattgtataacatataaaaacaattttttagagCCTTTGAATCAGTAAAATGATAAACTAGCCACGCCTGTTTGTTAGGGATTCTCGTACTCGATTCTCCGGAGaattagtaaaataaatggttctcctgtgattttaattttggtgTCAAACAGGAGAAACAATTTCTATTAAAGAAAGAGAAATTACATAGCTCTATTaaacgacgacgacgtacaAGCTAGCTGGTACCTGCAAACAAAGAGATTCATTACATATGGCGTGACAATATCTCTATTAAAGAAGTTCAAATGCTAACATTCGtaaaatcaaaagatgaaCCGAAGAAAACTAGCTAAGGGCTAATGCACGAACAAGCTTCGCATACCCTCGTTTCAATGTTTGTTGCACCTGGAATAATTTCACTTCCAAAGTCATTAGCTCCAGGAAACTGATCACGGAGGAGAATTTCACTTCCAAAGTCATTAGCTCCAGGAAACTGATCATCGGAGGAGCTGAAGCATTACATTTTTACTAATCACCTAATGGATTTGTTATGTCGTACAAAAGCAGTGCATTTTTATGTGGCTCAACAATGTATGAATACAAGTTTTTTCCCATATgttaaaagtataaaaaaatttgacacgtatatatatcggcttacaataatatataaaaattcaaactcttTTCTACGATTTATCTCAAAAACTCATACTAGAaactagttttttatttttagccaaaCACTCTACCAAACTAATTATGAT contains the following coding sequences:
- the LOC102703134 gene encoding serine carboxypeptidase-like 34, with product MATAAAAMVMVVMMMMVTVPWTAEAARQPKRKMTYEEVFDRQEADRVQQLPGQPGEVGFRQFAGYVTVNETHGRALFYWFFEASKDVASRPLVLWLNGGPGCSSVGYGALEELGPLLVNKNETLTLNPDSWNKEANLLFVESPAGVGFSYTNTTTDLANFGDSLTAHDALAFLVNWLKRFPQFKGHDFYIAGESYAGHYVPQLATKILQHNSKASKADRINLKGIMIGNAAIDSSSDDRGIVDYAWDHAVISDDLYAAIKGNCTFPDDGNETAQCDTAWNGFFAAMGDIDIYSLYTPACTAALNGTTNGSRFADTPLAKLHRAGLPYNTYNPCVDYRVIDYLNRGDVQAALHANVSGAIPYSWSPCSDALTNWTDAPVSTLPAIADLIGAGLRVWVYSGDTDDRVPVTSTRYALRKLKLKTVKPWRQWFTSDQVGGYTVLYEGLTFVTIRGAGHMVPMITPAQASQIFAHFLSGKEMPVTPLVAAA
- the LOC102706853 gene encoding uncharacterized protein LOC102706853, whose protein sequence is MGISHPLSDDFAVVLSPDRSPPSSPTPPPDEDYLEHRVSRMDTLAGLAIKYGVEISDIKRANSLMTDSQMFAHKILLIPLPGRPMPSSVRLNGSGQRTKRAWAPNNQKNRYVMDSLDSSKHKCSQQQMSVAMSTLQTYYGLTSQKGGITDGGTEMSLYSKGSLERIRSETLDSSSGLPDTHNTDRSGNSEDTRNGSSVTNGAAGTNTNGTTNSKQDGSMRRRQKVEADPQDDVLSDPIKMIKSLLPRPISSIRLNMDTSNPDSSVKSNGSFLSGFKYVRKSPVTPNFADAENGISKWSSSAWTFNHESFTRPLLDGLPKPTAPRRTKAALD